The DNA region ATGCCATGTGTACCTCACGCTATATGTTTTTAAAAGTAGGAATTGATGGATTTTTTAACAGAGAACCAATTTGCTCTTATCATGTTAAGATTTGAAATTATTTGGGTAATGGAGCAATAGTTTAAGTTTCAAttctaactaaaaaaaattttagacaCCAAGTTGAAAAAAGAGGTATTGTTTAGAGTGCAATTtgtcaattaagtcttttttataaatataatttaagcaCATTCCATGACTTGATAATGCCGTTttgtatttttgttgttgttgaaaaTTTACTACTACAAATAGAGTACATACACAAGTATAATATATGCCCAAGCAATTATAGTGTGGAATTAAACTTATACAAGGacgaaaatagaaaaacatacaTGTCATATGCACATGATGGAATAAGAAACTCACGTATCGCAATTATATATGATAGAACTCGAATCTAGGTACTTAAAAATCCAGAGCCTCTCACTTAAGTAACAATACCAAAACCTCATCTGTcttcaaatttgaatttaacatGATATCATACATAACAATTCTTCACAATTCTTCACAATTTTCATGTTACAGGACGGACGTCGAGTGCAAGTGATAGAGAGGGACTTAAATACGCCTAATAGAATTGTTGGTGAAGTTCTATTACCAGGGGGCTACATAAAGCTAATTGAATTAGGCCTTGAGGGTAAACAAGAAAATTGTGGATTTAAATAGTAGATGCAATATAATATTACAATGTTAGTTATTTAtacaataactttttttttttactttgaatatTGGTACTATAGATTGTGTAGATGAGATTGATGCTCAACAATTTTTGGGTTATAGTCTATACAAGAATGGAAAGGAGACTCCCATATCTTATCCAATGGAAAAGTTTCAGTCTCATATTTCAGGAAGAACCTCCCATAATGGTCGTTTCGTTCAAAGGCTGCGAAAGAAAGCTGCATCTCTTCACAAGTATTTTCTCCCCTTCCTCTTAATCATTTTTCAAATTCAACATAAGATGTCTAACGTTTgtcttaataaattaaatgacttGCATTTTGTTTTGATCATTAGACTTGGCAATTGAGTTAGTTGAATAGATTTTGGGTCATGTCAATCTAGATCAAGCCATTCAAGTTTCAAAATTCTTTGAGTAAATATGGTATTAGTGTGTTTAGATTCAAGTCACTTTAGGTTTGGACTCGAGTCATTTTGAGTTCAGATTAGAATGGTTTGAAGCTCGAGTTTTTTGGGTCGAGTTATGATAGGTTTATGTCATTTTAGGTTTTAACCACCTCAATTTCTGGTCTTTCAAGTTGTTTGAATCATTTCAAGTTGGAGCGAAAAATTTATGTTAGGGTGAAATAAGGTTCGAGTTAGAGAAGTTCATGTTGTTGATCCTTTATAATAAAATCAAGTCAAGTTTAGGTTTGAATTGATTAAGTTAGGTTTTAGgttaaggttaaaatttaaaagtttactTCTATATGTATTACTTTGCTTCAACTTGTTACAACAATTTATTAGAAATAATACACTTGAAATTATACTTTTCTTTACAAGATCCAATTTGAATGCATTGATGTTATGAGAATGTAGTGTAACTCTAGAACAAGGGACAGTAACATCTCTTATTGAAGAAAATGGTATTGTCAAAGGAGTGCATTACAAAAATGAGAGTGGTCAAGTGTTGACAGCTTACGCTCCTCTCACAATTGTATGCGATGGTTGTTTCTCAAATTTGAGACGCTCTCTTTGCTATCCTAAGGTAAAAATGCTTAAGAATTAGTGTTAAATTGGTCTAATTATGGTTTTCGTCTctctaattttatatttcaacATTCTACTTTAATTTAGCttaatttgattcatttattttttttataatgtttttataatGTGCAAAATGATAACATCATTAGTTGCCTTTTGTTAGAGTAATGAagtaaaattgtttttatttttagtcCATCACAGTGAAGGCCACTTAAAATTTCTATCAACCATATTCTCAACCATATTCAattaacaataaatttatatgttgacattaaatttttttttaaaatgtcaatGTCATCACTTTATGGCAACAATTATTTGTGTTATCAATTTGCATCTACTAATAACATTTAAAAGCAAGAGGCCATTTTTTCTTTccaaattaaagaaaagggattaaattccaattttaggataatagagggactaaaactTTTATTAGACTTGTTAAATTCTATTCTATGAAAATGTATTAAggtctatatatttttttctgcaGGTTGATATACCCTCTTATCTTGTTGCTCTTACACTGACAAACTGTAgccttccaaaaaaaaattatggagcTATTATATTGGCACACCCTTCACCAATCATATGGTATCCAATTAGCAGCACTGAAATTCGTTGCATGGTGAATGTTCCTAGTGAAAAGGTACCTTCAGTTTCCAATGGTGATATGGCATGTTACTTGAAAACTCTGGTGGCTCCCAAGGTATATTTTGAtctttattttattcattcaGTAGGGGAATTTGGCTTAATTTATGGACTAACTGTATGGCTTATAATATCTTTCAGGTTTTTCCTGAAGTGTACAATTCCTTTATATCTGCAATAGAGAAGAAGGGTAAAATAAGAATAATGCCGACTAAAATCATGGCTGCTGCTCCACACCTGACTCCTGGTGCGCTTTTGATTGGAGATGCACTCAACATGCGGCACCCTATAACCGGAGGGGGAATGACTGTTGCTCTGTCTGATGTTGTTATACTTAGGGATCTTCTAAGACCCTTGCATGATCTATCCGATGCATTCACCATTTCCAAATATCTCGAATCTTTTTATACTCTGAGGAAGGTAATGTAGTTTCATGTTTTATATGCATTTTGAAAGTGAATGGCAATGATGAAAACGGTATAATTTTGCCCTTTAACTACATGCAGCCAATGTCATCTACAATAAATATACTGGCTAATGTCCTACAGAAGGTATTCAGTGCCTCATCCAATCCTGCAATGGAGAATATGCAGCACACCTTTCTCGGGTATTTGAGACTTGGAGGGGTCTTTTCATATGGAATATCAGCAATGCTCTTTGGTTTATGCCCTCGTCCATTAAGCATAGCATTTCATTTCTTTTCCATTGCAATATATGGCATCGGCCGATTGTTACTTCCATTTCCTTCTCCCAAACGCTTGTGGGATGGGGCTGAATTCCTTTGGGTCAGTATATTTaccaaacatttatatattaacatgatataaatatgtaatatcttaaatatgattatgatataggatcatattaataaaaatattttcttgtttttcagtTGGCATCAAGTATTCTTCTCCCCTACATATACTCCGAAGGAATCAGACAAACATTCTTCCCTCTAACTGTGCCAGCATATTATAGAGCTCCCCCTGAAAATGAGGACAAAAAAAACTTCATGCATTAATTAGCAGTATTTGTTGGAACAATTCTATGTTTATAACAAAATCTCATATATCTGTTACTTGCATTCTTAGGTAGGCTAGCTGGATAATCTTCTGTGTTCGTGCTAtttatatatgtgatgtttaAAATGCTAAATAAATGAGTTAGCTTTTGCATGACTCAAACACTAGCTATAATGTCTTTAGGTGCTTTGCTGGTTCAGGCCATGTTGAACTTTGTGTGAATTTGTAGCACTTCTATAAGAGATTTgttttcaataaatttatattgCCGAGTAAACAAAAATAAGTCAGCTTTTTCTATTTAGTATATTGATCCGTATAAACacttaaattatacaaatatctCATTCGAGCATAAGAGCATTGATTTTAGgctgattaattgaaatttctttctaattaaaactcataTTATCGTATTAATTTatgctatggattcccctattagatttgactctaatccgttAGATATATAttgtcttatttctaggattgcatgcaactccacttaattacgcAAGATCTACCCTTAAATAGGGTTTATTCAACCtccgatttaagcacatcaaacatggattaataatctaaaaatattaaaccaagaattaagcacgcataattaagaacaaaaaaCTAAATGTAACGACCCAAAGTTTATGAGTATTGGAAAAGTGTTTTTCCATGTTAccatttttataagataaatttgtaaataattattagaaatatttacgaagtaagtagtgtgattaattagatttttagctaagtgaattagcttgaattaaggctaatttagtgaaaggactagattgaatatacggtaaaagtttaattataaactatagaaaaGTCAAGACactaaattagcaaataagcCTTATGTAACAAGTGAAtggtaagtataaatacatgagtattattttaattggtacaaatgtatgtatatatatgtatttgtttattatttaagaaataataattataattaaaaatataatataataatataaagtaaaataaataaaaagaataaagaaataaaagaaagaaacagaacagAGTAGTAACGAaaattgaaggaaagaaaaagggaaagaaaagaaaaggaaatttggagttttaagttttaagctttaagtggtaagtcaatttaatttcttttcttgtaATATTGGTGTCTATGGAATCCTAGGAAGAGATACTATTTAAGTTATGTTAaaatttagaaagttattgaatttttagatgttgattaagttgaataaattgaagaattatggGTTTAATTGAtaggaattcaagttagaagtgggagaaggattgaattgtaaagagagatataagttttgtcatagtagagattaaattgtttaaattgtagaattgatgttttatattgaatattaagagTTGGAATGGTTTAAAgtgataattgaatgaaaatatgagaGTTATTTGAAGAGAAAGAttggttatggtggaaggactaaattggaatttatgtaaaagttacatggaaaatagaagagtgtgttattaaatgatatgtattgatgattttaaatggtaatttttccgTAACTAACGTAGCACCAGAAACGTCatcaaagaaggaaaaagagaaagtGAGCGAAGATAACGAGTAAACTCAAGAaccacggtttgtatttctataaccaaACTTAATAGTTATTTTGATACATATTATTGATATTATGTATGGCTATTGAAATTAAGATAAGTATTGATATTGTAGTATAGTGTTGAATTATGAATGTCGAAAccatctttcaaaattttaattttaacaaaaaataggGGAATCGACTGTTTGAAAATAAAcgtggagtcgccaccgatccttttgttttagtgtgatcggatcacctaagaatttggttattttaataaaatatttttgatttactaaaacaacgattttggtttacgaacttttgagaaaacgggttcgggagttggttacgcatgaggaaggattagcaccctcactacgcccaaaattggttcCAAATCGATTAAATGCTATCCTTAtgtaaaatgtttttgaaatatggttcttgttaataacatttgaataacccgagttggttgccaaaaatctttttgtttcgacgtccgaaagtttataatttgaaattaacaaaaggatgcccaactatttggtcTAACGAAAGACCGAAACctagcacagtagggcacgattcctcgaattttcgAACATCAGACATTGCCTCACCTTAgaaaatacgagtgaaattccgaagagatattcgattattttgaacaaacgggaaattgcaacccagcacgatagggtactattccccgaattgccaagcATCGAATATCGCCTCCGTTTGAAAGGGTTTTTAGAAAACGTGAGTGAAATTTCGAAGGAATCTTCGATTGTTTTGAAaaaaacgagaaatcacaacccaacacgttagggcacgattcccgaaTTATCAAACACCGAGTATTGTATTCGTTTTGGAAGGTTTTTAATAAATACgagtgaaaacctaaaggaatattcgattgttttgaacaaacgagaaatcacaacccagcacgatagggcacgattctcgaattatcaaacaccgagtattgccttcgttttaaagaatttttaatagttgtgaaactagcttaaaacgcattaatttgatttgaaataagacgaaattaatcataaattttggattttataaAACCATATTTCGAAAATCAAGCGGAAAGCGATGATATTGGGTAATATGTGTACGCATAAAACACGACAACGGAAGAGTGGGGGGGGATACAATTTATTTAACCAACTAACAAACATTTACAATTAAGTACAACTAACTTGAAAATATAGCTGAATCTCAATCATGCATGGAGAATAATTAACATGGCAATATAAaataatgaacaaataaataatgcAACGATAACATGCATGGGTGAACAACGATTGATACAATAATACATAAGAAGGCGAATTAATAATGTGCAACCAATAgacatgaaataacataaaaacaattACCATATAATGtaccaaacaaaataaaactaatatgatgcaaaacaataaaaaatgatGAATCGATGAACGAATACTACATGcttgaatttgaaataatttacatggataaaaatactatataaataattattaatataaaaaagatTTTGAATCGAATAACATGCAAGATAATACATCTATCTTAAGTtgacaatattcatacaaaataaaagaaaacttaaataatatacaaaacatgAAAGGTTCTTAAATAACAAAAGAATATGTAATAAAGTATGTTCTTGTGTAATGaactataaaaattttcttaatatatatatatgtatatatagaaaTATTGATTTAAAAGGAAATGTACAATGAAATAGATTTAAAGGAAAATACATAAAACAATAGAAGATCAACAATGCATGTAAAAACACAATGTTCAACCATTCAAAACTGATAATATAAGAAACATTTACGTATATATAAGTATGAAAACAAATTTATaacaaaacaatataaataatatacaaaacaacATGGAAACAATTTGAAAACTatttaatatgaaaaattataaatgagCAACATATGAGAGGGTTTGAAATGATttgcatatataaaaataaaactaataaataatattacAAGTGAAAGAAGAGATTTGGAACAAATGACatgcaaaaatattttaaaaaaacatatctATTTAATGGTGATGATATACATACAATAATGAAAAGACAATGTAAACAATATAATgaagatataataaaaataaagaaatgacaACATATATGACAGAATGACAAATTAATATAGAGTATAAcaatacatatatatgaaataatcttAAATAACAAGAAagtaat from Gossypium hirsutum isolate 1008001.06 chromosome A04, Gossypium_hirsutum_v2.1, whole genome shotgun sequence includes:
- the LOC107934890 gene encoding squalene monooxygenase SE1 — its product is MAEQYIVGVGAVIASLLGFLFLYCNSLTKFRGLRKLKRAATPKGNSVNKTGNSEGVGTTDIIIVGAGVAGAALAYSLGKDGRRVQVIERDLNTPNRIVGEVLLPGGYIKLIELGLEDCVDEIDAQQFLGYSLYKNGKETPISYPMEKFQSHISGRTSHNGRFVQRLRKKAASLHNVTLEQGTVTSLIEENGIVKGVHYKNESGQVLTAYAPLTIVCDGCFSNLRRSLCYPKVDIPSYLVALTLTNCSLPKKNYGAIILAHPSPIIWYPISSTEIRCMVNVPSEKVPSVSNGDMACYLKTLVAPKVFPEVYNSFISAIEKKGKIRIMPTKIMAAAPHLTPGALLIGDALNMRHPITGGGMTVALSDVVILRDLLRPLHDLSDAFTISKYLESFYTLRKPMSSTINILANVLQKVFSASSNPAMENMQHTFLGYLRLGGVFSYGISAMLFGLCPRPLSIAFHFFSIAIYGIGRLLLPFPSPKRLWDGAEFLWLASSILLPYIYSEGIRQTFFPLTVPAYYRAPPENEDKKNFMH